The DNA segment GCGGTCGAAGCGTGCCGTCGGTGCGTTTTGCTACAACTTGAAGCCGCGGTGTACCGCGACGATCCCACCGGTCAGATTGTGCACGTCGCAGCGCTCGAAACCGGCATCCTCCATCATCTCCTTCAGGGTCGCCTGGTCGGGGTGCATCCGGATCGACTCGGCCAGATAGCGGTAACTGTCGGCATCCTTGGCGACCAGTTCGCCCATGCGCGGCAGGATGTGGAAGGAATACAGGTCGTAGAGCTTTTCCAGCGGCTTGCTGGTCGGCTTCGAGAACTCCAGCACCAGTGCGCGGCCACCCGGTTTGAGCGCGCGAAACATCGCGGCCAGGGCCTTCTCCTTCTGTGTCACGTTGCGCAGCCCGAACGCGATCGTGATCAGGTCGAGGCTGTTGTCCGCGAACGGGAGGCTCTCGGCGTCGACCTGGGCGTAGGCGACATTGCCGGCGTGGCCGCGGTCGGTCATGCGGTCGCGACCGACGCCGAGCATCGCGGCATTGATATCGGTCATCAGCACGAGGCCCTCGGGACCCACCAGGTCGGCAAAGCGGTCGGCGAGATCCCCCGTCCCCGAAGCCAGGTCGAGCACCCGCTGACCCGGTCGCACGCCGGCCAGCTCGATCGCGAAGCGCTTCCACAGGCGGTGGACACCGAGCGACATCAGGTCGTTCATCAGGTCGTAGCGCGACGCGACCGAATCGAACACGCCGCGTACCAGGCCGGCCTTTTCGCCGGCTCCGACGGTGCGAAATCCGAAATGGGTCTGTTGTGTCTCGTCAGCCATGCGAGGGTTCCGTGCGGGGCGACCCGGACGCGAGCGAGATCAGGCAGCGGGCTCCTTGCGCGTGTAGCCCTTCTCCTTCAACTCGTCGAGATACTGCGCCCACAGGTCGTCGTAGTGTTTGCCGAGATTGTACAGGGTTTCCCAGGAGTAGATCCCGGTGTTGTGCTGGTCGTCGAAGTGCAGTGCCACCGCGTAGTTGCCGACCGGCTCGATACGCTCGATGTTCACGCCTTCCTTGCCCAGCGGGACCTTGCGCTGACCAGGGCCGTGCCCGGCGACCTCGGCCGAGGGCGAATACACGCGCAGGTACTCGGCGGGCAGCTTGAAGTTGGCGCCATCGTCGAAGGTGACCTCGAGCACGCGTGACATGCGGTGCATATTCAGTTCGGTCGGTACGGGGTTGTTCATGCAAGGCTCCTCGCGCAGTTACGGCGGAAACGGACAGCAGTCGAGGGGCCGGGTGCGCGCAGTCGTGGCCCGCCCCTCGCTTTCCGGGTCGCTGATCTTACCGGCGTTTCGGTGCGATGTTCGCCCAGAATTTGTCGGCGATTGGCGTCGCGCTGCCGTCGCGGGACCGGTGGCCGGGTTCACGATTGCCGGTAAGGCGATATGCTGACCGGATGTCGTCGGCCGGAACCCCAGCAGCATCACCTACACAGCACCTCGCCGGTGGGCTGTTGCTCGCCGCGATCCTGTTGTCGATTCTGCACGGTGTCGGGTCGGGCGTACCCCGCGCCTGGCCCGGCGCGGCCTTCTGGCTCGCCGGTGTGCTGCTCGCCAGCCGGGTCCGCGGTCTGCAACGCATGCAGACACTGGCGATGCTCGCGGTAGGGGGCGGTGGCCTGGTGTATGCCTGGTCGGTCGACGGGATGCCGCAGCTCGACAAGGCGCTCAGTACCAACCAGGCGTTGCTGGCGATGCTGGCCTCGGTGAGTTTCCTGCGCCTGATCACCCTGCCGGAGGCGGATGCCGGCGAGCCGGACCCACGCGGCCCGGGCGCACTGTGGCGCACCCTGCTCGGGGTGCACCTGTTCGGCTCGGTGATCAACCTGTCGGCGGTGATGATCCTCGGTGACCGCCTGAGTCGCCGTGAGCCGATGACGCCGTTGCAGGCGATGGTGCTGTCGCGTGGATTTGCGCTCGCTTCACACTGGTCGCCGTTCTTCGCCGCGATGGGCATAGCGCTGTCGAATGCCCCGGGCGCGCAGCTCGTCACCCTGTCGAGCGTCGGCCTGCCGCTGGCCGCGTTCGGCCTGCTGGTCAGTGGATGGCGCCTGAGTCGCCACCCGGCGGCAGCCGCGTTCGTCGGTTACCCGATGCATTTCGGGGCGCTGTGGATTCCGGCGCTGCTGGCCCTGCTGGTGATGGCGGCGCACTGGCTGCTTCCGGCGGTGCCGCTGCTGTCGTTGATCAGCCTGCTGTCGCTCGGCCTGACGCTGCTCGTGCTGAGCCTGCGGCACCGCGACGGCGCGCTGCCGCGATTCACGCATCAGATCCGCCATGGTCTGCCCCGCATGTCCGGCGAGCTGGTGTTGTTCCTCGCGGCCGGGGTGCTGGCAGCCGGCATCGCGAGCGCGGTGCAGAGCAGCGGCTGGACGCTCGACCTGCTCGAGTTCGGGGCGACCGAGGCGAGCGTGCTGCTGGTGTTGATGGTCGGCGTCTCGGCGCTCGGCGTGCACCCGGTGATCAGCATCGCGACCGCGCACGGCGTGCTCGCACCGCTCGCACCCGATCCCAACCTGATGGGCATCACCTACCTGATGAGCTGGGCCGCCGGGGTCAGCAGTTCGCCTTTCTCCGGTATGCACCTGGCGATGGCCGGACGGTTCGGCGTCGACTCACGCGGCTTTCTGCGCTGGAACGGCCGCTTCACGCTGCTGATGGTTGCCGTCGACGCCCTGGTGCTGCACCTGTTCGAGACGCTGGGTTAGTATCGGCGCCCGGTGCGCCGAGCCCGGTAGGAGGGGCCAAACGAGATGCCAGGAATCTTCGTCAGCTACCGGCGCGACGACAGCCAGGGATTCGCCGGCCGCCTGGCCGACGACCTGCTCGAGAAATTCGGTACCGAGCAGGTGTTTCGCGACATCGAGATCCCGGTCGGCAGCGATTTCACCGACGTGCTGCACCGCGCGATTGCCGCCAGCGATGTGTTGCTGGTCGTCATCGGTCGCAACTGGGCCGGGGTTTCCAACCAGGGCCTCGAGTCACGGCTGTTCGAACCGACCGACTGGGTGCGGACCGAGATCGAGGCGGCGTTCGCACAGGGTAAACGGGTGATCCCGGTGCTGGTTGGCGGTGCAACCATGGTCGCCGCCGACTCGCTGCCACCGAGTATCCGCCGCCTGAACGGGCTGCAGGCCGCGAGCATGAGCGATCGCCACTGGGATGCCGAGATCGAGGAACTGGCGCAGCGCCTGCGGGAACTGTGTCCGTCCCTGGCGTCGGAACCCAGCGCGGCGGCGCGCGCCGAGGAGTCGCCGGCCGACGTGCTGCGTGAACTCGGAGGGCGCATCCTCGACGAAGTCGCCGCCCGCCGCCGCCCGCGGCTCGAGCCGCCGCACCTGCCGCCGACGTTCGTCCAGCAGCTACTGGCCGGACTCTGGCGGATGGTGCGCAAGGCACTGTCGGTCGCGGTCGTGGTGGCACTGGTCTACGGTGGCCTGCGCCTGTTCGGCGATGCATCGATGCAGCGTTCGCTGGACACCGCCGAGGCCCGGATCCAGGTCGCGTGGCAACGCCTGCAGGCACGGCTTACCGAACGCTGAGTGCGGTCCAGGTCGACGCTGTCGACAACGCCAACCCGCCGGATGCACAATCGCCGCGCGGCATTGCAGCCGTACCCTGGAGTGTCCTCCCTGGACGCCTACGACAGCATCCCGTACGACCGCCAGTCGCTCGCCGAGACCCATCCCGACCAACTCGCGGTGCTCGCCAGGCTGTTCGGTGTCGCGAGCCCGGATCCGCGCACCAGTCGGGTGCTCGAGCTGGGGTGCGCCGCCGGCGGCAATCTGATCCCGATGGCGTGGTACATGCCGCAGGCCCGGTTTCTGGGCCTGGACCTGGCGCAGGCGCAGGTCGAGCTCGGGCAGGCACTGATCCAACAGCTCGACCTCGGCAATATCGAGATCCGCCGCGCGGATGTCGCCGAGGTCGACCTGGGCGAACAGGGCTTCGACTATATCGTCGCCCACGGCCTGTACTCCTGGGTCCCTGCACCGGTGCGCAGTGCGCTGCTCGCACTGATCCGACGGCATCTGAGCCCACAGGGGGTCGCCTACGTCAGCTTCAACGCACTGCCGGGTTGGCAGATGCGCGGCATGTTGCGGCAGATGCTGCTGTTCCACGTGCGCGCCGTGTCCGCACCCGTGCAGCGCCTGCAGGCGGCGCGCGAATTCCTGCAGTTTCTCGAGGCCGGGCTGAACGGTCTGCAGGCGCTGAGCGCCGACTATCTGCGACGCGAACTCGCGACCCTGCAGCACGCGCCCGACAGCTACCTGTACCACGAGTACCTCGCGGCGGTGAACGAGCCGGTGCTGTTCAGCGATTTCGTCGCCGATGCGCACCAGGCCGGCCTGCGCTACCTGTGCAACAGCGAACTGCACTTCCAGTTCCCCGCGACGCTGGGCGATGCGGCCGAGCGGGTGTTGGCCGGGATCGGCGACCCGGTCGCCCGCCAGCAATACCTCGATTTTCTGCTCAATCGCAACTTCCACCAGGCGCTGCTGGTGCGCGCAGAACAGCACGCATACACCGGGCCGGACTACGAGCAGTTTGCGGGTCTGGCGCTGTTCGCCGACCTGGAACCGCCGCGCAAGCTCGACCTGAGGCGTGCCAAACCGCAGCTGTTCACCGACCCGGGTGGACGCCAGCATCGGGTATCGCATCCGCTGAGCAAGGCCGCGGTGGCCTACCTCGGGCTGGTCTATCCGCGGGCCGTCGATTACGCGGAACTCGAAGCCATTGCGCGGCGCCAGGTGGCCGGCACCGGTGACCCGCGCCTCGCCACCCAGACCGACCACCTGTTCGGTGAGCTGTTTCAGTTGTTCGCCTACCGTGCGATCTCCGCCAGCACCCAGCCGGGCGGAGGCCTCGCCGACCACGGGGAGCCGCCGTGCAGTACCCCCCTGGCCCGGCTGGAGGCACAGTCGGGACGGCTGGTCGACAGTCGACATGCGAGCCTCGCGCTCGATCCCGAGACAGCCGGCGTGCTGCGTGCGCTCGACGGGAGTCTGGGTCGCGATGCCCTGGCCGGACACCTGCGTGCCTCGGGTACGGCGCAGCGGTCCGTCGATCCCAATACCCTGTTGCGACGTCTGGCACGCTACGGCGCGCTGTGTTGACCGGCACGCGGCCGCGCCCGGCCGTGTCCGAGGGTCTATCCTTGCTGCGATGACCTTCCCTCTCCCCATCCGTTTTGCCGGGTCGGTGGCCGTGCGCTGCAGCTGATGGCCGAACTCGCGGTACCCAACGCGCACGCGCTGGCCGTGCTGCTGCTGACGTTGCTGGCGCTGGTGCTGTTCACCCGCGAGCGCATCCCGCTCGAGACCTCGAGTCTGCTGGTACTCGCGCTGCTGGCGGTGGGCTTCGAGTTGTTTCCTTTCGAGCGCGGCGGCGTGACCCTCGAGGGGACGGCATTCTTCGCCGGATTCGGTCACGAGGCCCTGGTTGCGGTGTGCGCACTGATGATTGCGGGGCAGGGCCTGGTGCGTACCGGTGCACTGGAACCGGTCGGTCGTTGGCTGGCGCGCGCCTGGGCCGTCGCACCGTCGTTCTCGCTGCTGCTCACGCTGCTGGTCGGTGCCCTGTTCAGCGCCTTTGTCAACAATGTGCCTATCGTCGTGTTGTTGTTGCCGATCCTGATCAGCGTCTCCTTGCGCACCCGCCAGCCGGCGTCGCAGGTGCTGATGCCGATGGGGTTCGCGACGCTGGTCGGCGGCATGGGTACGACGATCGGCACCTCGACGAACCTGTTGGTGGTCAGCGTTGCGGCCGACCTCGGCGTGCGCCGTCTCGGCATGTTCGACTTCGTCGTGCCGGTCGCGGCCGCCGGCGGGTTCGCACTGCTGTACCTGTGGCTGGTGGCGCCGCGCCTGTTGCCGACCCGCGAGAGCGAACTCGCCGATGTCAGCCCGCGCCTGTTCACGGCACAGCTGCTGTTGCCCGACGACAGCTTCGCGGTGGGCCGGACCCTGGCCGAGGCGGTCGACAAGGCCGGCGGTGCGATGCGCGTGACGCGCGTGTTACGCGGTGAACAGACCTTCCTGTTGCCGTTGCCGGATGCGGTGTTGCGTGCTGGCGACCGCCTGCTGATGACCGACACCGCCGAACAGCTCAAGGAATACGAGGCGGCGCTCGGCGCCACGCTGTACGCCGGGGACACGCCGGTCGACGATGAGCACCCGTTGCACGCCGACGATCAACAGCTGGCCGAGGTCGTGGTGACGCAGGGTTCGTCGCTGGATGGCACGAGCCTGTCCACATCGCGCTTTGCCGAACGCCACCAGCTGCTGACCCTCGCCCTGCACCGTGCCGGCTGGCGCGTCGAGGCGCTGCGCGCCCAGATCCACGAGATGCGCCTGCGGGTCGGCGACGTGATCCTGGTCCAGGGTGCACGCGAACAGATCGTGGCGCTCAAACAGCGCGGCGACGTATTGGTGTTGGACGCCACCGCCGATCTTCCGCGTACGCGACGGGCCCCGCTGGCGCTGGCGATCATGGCGGCGATCGTGTTGAGCGCTGCATTCGGACTGGTACCTATCGCGATCAGTGCAGTGGCGGGCGTGCTGCTGATGCTCGCGACCGATTGTCTGAGCTGGCGCGATGCGGCGCGCGCGCTCAGCACCCAGGTGATCCTGATCGTGGTCGCAAGCCTGGCGCTCGGCACCGCGCTGCTGGAGACCGGGGCAGCCGACTACCTGGCGCGGTTGTTCGTCGCGGCGACCGCCGGGGCCTCACCCGGCGCCCTGCTGAGCGGTCTGATGCTGTTGATGGCGCTGATGACCAATATCGTCTCGAACAATGCGGCGGCATTGATCGGCACCCCGATCGCGATCGGTATCGCCCGCCGTCTCGGTCTGCCCGAGGAGGCGTTCGTGCTGGCGGTACTGTTCGGCGCGAACATGAGCTATGCCACCCCGATCGCGTACAAGACCAACCTGCTGGTGATGAGCGCAGGAGGCTACCGCTTCAGCGACTTCCTGCGCATCGGCATCCCTTTGACGCTGATCATGTGGGCCGTGTTCTCCTGGCTGCTTCCGGTGCTCTACGACCTGCACTGAGCGAACGGAGGCGCCGTAGTACACTGCGTGCATGGCAACGCAATCCGCGCCCACCACCCGCGCGAGATCGGTACGGCGGTTTCTCGGCGTGATCTGCACGCTGGCCCCCTTGCTTGCCAGCGCCGAGATCTATCGCTGGACGGATGAGCAGGGCAAGGTGCACTTCGGGGATCGCGCCCCGGCGGGTCGGGCTGCCGAACAGGTCGAGCTGCGTATCAATACCTACACCAGCGTCAGTTATGCGACCTCGACCATCGACACCGGCGCCAAGGTGCTGATGTACTCGACCTCGTGGTGCGGCTACTGCAAGCGCGCTCGACGCTATTTCGAGGCGCACGCGATACCCTTCGAGGAATTCGACGTCGAGCGGGATGCGAAGGCGCGTGCCCGGTACCGCAAGCTCGGCGCCCGCGGTGTGCCGGTGATCTTCGTCGGCAAGCGGCGCATGAACGGCTTCACCGAAGAGGCCTTTCGTCGCCTGTACGACGGTTAGGATGCGCCGCCCGTTACGCCGCGGCCACAGGTGCACGGAAAACAGATGACACTCCACCCGACCACCGGCCTGCTCGACAGCCTCTACTGGATAACGCTGGTCGCCGTGGTGTTCTCGTCGGCATCCGGGGTGCTCAAGGCCGGACTGAAACAATTCGACCTGTTCGGGGTGATCATCATCGCGGTCGCGACCGGCCTCGGCGGCGGTTCGCTGCGCGACATGCTGCTCGACCGCGAGGTATTCTGGATCCGCGACCAGATGTTCTTCGTCGCCTCGCTCGGCAGCGCGCTGCTGATTTTCATCGGCGCACGCCTGGTGCGGATCTCTGACCGCTTGTTCCTGATCCCGGATGCCGCCGGGCTCGCGGCCTTCGGCGTCGCCGGTACCCTGGTCTCGTTGATGGTCGGTGCGCCCTGGCTGGTCGCGAGCTTCATGGGCGTGATGACCGGGACCATGGGCGGCATCTTCCGCGACGTGCTGAGCAACGAGCCGCCGGTGGTGTTCCAGAGCCCGCTGTATGCGACCGTGTGCTGGGCCGGTTCGCTGTTGTTCATCGTGCTGTTGTACGCGGGCATGGAGGCAACCTGGTCGGCGGTGGTTGCGGGCGTGGCAATCTTCGTTGCGCGCCTGCTTGCGATCCGCTACGAGATCAGTCTGCCGCGGTTCCGCTTCAAGTCATGAGCGGCGTCCGATGACGGTCGTCGACTAACGAGCGAGGTCAGTGATGCGGCGTCATCGGGAGCGACACTACGCCGACAGGATCGGTTGGCTGCGCGCCGCGGTCCTGGGTGCGAACGACGGGATCGTCTCGACCGCGAGCCTGGTGGTCGGGGTCGCCGCGGCGGATGCGGCACGCGGCGAGATCCTGACTGCCGGTGTCGCCGGTCTGGTCGCCGGGGCCATGTCCATGGCGGCCGGCGAGTATGTCTCGGTCAGCTCGCAGGCAGACACCGAGCGTGCGGACCTGGCACGGGAACAGCGCGAACTCGAGGAGGACGAGGCCTACGAGCGCCGCGAACTGGCGGACATCTACGTCGGCCGCGGGCTGGATGCCGAGCTCGCACAACAGGTGGCCGGTCAATTGATGGCGCACGATGCGCTGGGCGCACACGCGCGTGACGAACTCGGGCTTTCTGAGATCCACAGTGCGCGTCCGATCCAGGCGGCGCTGGCATCGGCGGCGACCTTCGCGGTGGGCGCGGCGCTGCCGCTGGTGATCGCGTGGTTGAGCCCGACCCCGCTGTTCACGCCGTTGGTCGCCGGCGGTTCGCTGCTCTCGCTGGCGGTGCTCGGCGGCCTGGCGGCGCGCGCAGGCGGCGCCACGGTCACCGTCGGCGCAGCGCGTGTGACCTTCTGGGGGGCTATCGCGATGGCGGCGACGGCCGCCGCGGGCGCACTGTTCGGGGCCCTGTTGTGACAGGTCGGAACGGCGAACTAGCGCGGGCGGGGCACGTCGAGTGGCTGCATCGGCTGCGCGCCGGGTGGCGTATCGCGCATGTCGATGTACTCCGCCAGCGACACCGGCTCGACGCCGCGACCCGCTTTGATCGGCGGGTAGCCGGGGAAGTCGTGCGCGCGGAGCCTACCGCGCATATGGCGGCGGTCCGACCAGAAGTGCACGAGGTAGTCGGCCGCCGGGACCCGGCGTACCCAGGTGCGAAAGCGCATCGGCAATGCCGCCTGGCGAGGGAAACCGCGCCGCAGGTATTCCGCGATCGGCACCGGGAACCCCAGGCGGGAGTCGAAATCGAAGATCCATTGACCGTCCCCGGCGCTGGCCTGCAGTACCACGTGGTAGTCCCAGGCCAGGGCACGGCCTTTGCCCGCGCGCTGTTCGAGCAGCACGATGCTGCGCGCGTGGTTGGTAAGAAACCAGACCTGCAGCGTGCCGGGATCGACGCCGCGATCGACCAGCGTGCGCGCCAGCCACCAGATGTTTTCTTCGCAGAACAGCGGTGTATAACGCAGTGTGTCACGTGGGATGTCGTCGACGAGTTCGCACGCCGTCGGGGTCTGGGATGCGCCGGACATCGGCGTGGCCCTGTTCTTGCTCATGGTTGGCGGCAAGCGTAGATCGATTGCCGGCGGCGGCCAATAGCGCAGGCGCGCCGCACCAAAAAGGGATCGATCTGCTCCTTATCGGTGCGCAATGAGAAGGTAGCCGCGATGAAGCTGAAGAAGTCGAAATCCAAGGCGATCCCGGTCAAGGTGGTCAACGATACGCTGACCGTCGGGGTGACCGCCAAGCCGAATCTGCTGACCCTGTTCGAGGCCCGCGAGGTCCCGCCGGGAGGGCATGCGCTGGGGCCGCTGGGCGGTCTCAACCTCACCGGGTACAGCGAGTACCGGCTCACCCTGCATCTGGTGGGTGCTCCGGGTACCTCGTTTCAGGTGCGTGAGCTGTTCGGTCCCGCCGGTGCGGTCGACCAGGTCGTGTTCGACGTCGGTGATGGCCAGATCGGTCCGCAGGGCGTGCTGAACTATCGTGCCCGCTTCGACATCTTCGGCCCGAGGAACCTGTTCATCCAGATCGTCAACAACGGTGACGAGGCCTTTCTGGTCAACGGAACCCTGTACGCGCTGTTGTAGGTCGGGCGGTACCCCAGGCGGGTTGCGGGCGAGGCCGCGCAGGCGCCGATGGCGTGTCGCCTGCCCTGCGATCGGGCACAATGGTGCACCGACCGCAGGGAGCCTCCACACCGCCGATGCCGCAACCAGAAGCCGAATACCTCACCACCCGAGAGCTGGCCGAGCTGCTGCGAATCAAGGAGCGCAAGGTCTATGACCTGGCGGCCTCCGGGCAGATCCCCTGTTCACGTGCGATGGGCAAGCTGCTGTTTCCGCGGCAGGCGGTCGAGGCCTGGCTGGCGCGCGAGAGTTCCGGCGGCGTGCGGGGATCTCAGCCGCGCCGACCGGCGGTTTTGCTCGGCAGCTACGAACCGCTGCTCGAATGGGCGCTGCGCGAATCCGGCTGTGGGCTGGCGACGCTGCTCGACGGCAGCATGGACGGCCTCGAACGCTTCGCCCGCGGCGAAGGCGTGGCCAGCGGGCTGCACGTCTACGATCCCGAAGGCGACGACTGGAATGTGGCGATTGTCGCAGAACGCTTCGCCCAGGCACCGGTCGCGCTGGTCGAATTCGCCTGGCGGGAACGCGGCCTGATCGTTGCCCCCGGCGGCGAGCGGCAGTTGTCCGATGTTGCCGCATTGAAAGGCCGCAAGGTGGTGCCGCGCCAGAGCGGCGCCGGTACCCAGGTGTTGTTGCTGCAGTTGCTCGCCCAGGCCGGTGTCGAGCCGCACGAGCTGGCATGGACGAACACGGCGCGCAGCGAGTCGGATGCCGCGCTCGCGGTACTCGAGGGCAAGGCGGATGCGACCCTCGGCCTGCGCGCGATGGCTGAACAACTGCGCCTGGGGTTCGTGCCGCTGACGCGCGAACGCTACGACCTGCTGGTCGATCGCGGCGCCTGGTTCGACCCGCCGCTGCAGCGGCTGATGGCGTTCTGTCGTGGCGAGGCGTTCGCCGCAAAGGCCGCCGAATTCGCCGGCTACGACGTCAGTGGGCTGGGCAGGGTCTGGTACAACGCGACCGGCTGATCTGGTCCACGCCGTGTACCACGTGTTGAGAACGATCCCATTGTCGCGCATTGCACCGACGCGGCGGCGATCAAGCCTCGGGCCTGAACTCGCTGCGTTGCTCCGCCTCCGTAACGGGGTCCGAGGGCCACGCCATCTCAGTCGCCATGATTATCGGCAATCCGAGTCGATCGCAGTGCGGACCATGCCTCGGTCGCTGTCCCCGACGGGCAAACGAGCTTTGGTACGATAAACCGCGATGGGTGGGCAACATTCGACAGACGCAGGAGAGACGCCATGAAAATCAGCGCACGCAACATGCTCAAGGGAACCGTCGTGGACGTCCGCAAGGACGGGGTGGCGGCACAGGTCCAGGTCGACATCGGAGGCGGCAACATCGTCACCTCGACGATCACCAGTGATTCGGCCAGCCGCCTGGGGCTGGAAAAAGGCAAGGCGGCCACCGTGGTGGTCAAGGCCAGCGACGTGATGCTGGCCGTGGACGACTGAGGTCCGGTCGCACTAGGTGCGCGAGCGCGGCACGCAGATGCACTCGCCGCTCGCGAGCCGCGCCACCTCGACGGCGACGCCGTACACGGCGCTGAGCGTTGCCGCGGTCAACGCCGCCTGCGGTGTCCCCGCGGCCAGCGTGCGGCCATCCTTCAACATAAGCACCTGGGTTGCGCAGCGGAACGCATGATCCGGGTTGTGGGTCGACAGCACGATGCCCAGGCCGCGCGCGGCGAGTTCGGCGACCCGTTCCAGCACCAGCAGTTGGTTGCCGAAATCCAGGCTCGCGGTGGGCTCGTCCAGCACGATGAACGGGGTGTCCTGGGCCAGCGCACGCGCAATCAGCACCAGCTGGCGCTGGCCGCCGCTGATGCGCGAGTAGTCGCGGTCGGCGAGTGCGCCGATGCCGAGTTCGTTCAACGCGCGTTCGGCGAGCATGCGATCGGCCGTGTCGGGCCCCGAGAATGGTCCGCGGTGCACGCTGCGGCCCATCACCACCATGTCGCGCACGCTGTAGGGAAAGACCGCCTCGTGCGCCTGCGGCACATAGGCCAGGTGGCGCGCGATCGTCGCGCGCGCCAGTCGCGCGAGGCTGTGGCCGTTGAGTTCGATGCGTCCGCCTTGCAGCGGCAGCAGGCCGAGCAGGGTCTTGAACAGGGTGGTCTTGCCGCAACCGTTGGGACCGAGCAGGCACAATACCTCGCCCGGGCGCACGCTCAGGTCGACGTCGCGACCCACCGGGTGACGCGGATAACCGAAGGCGATCGCCCTGGCATCGAGCTGCATCACCAGCCTCTCCGGCCGGATGCCAGCAGCCACAGAAACACCGGGGCGCCGACGAACGCGGTCAGGATGCCGAGCGGTGTCTCGGTCTCGGCCATTGTCCGCGCCAGGGTGTCGACCAGCAGTACATAACCGGCACCCATCAACATCGCGGTCGGCAGCAGGCGGTGGAAGTTCGGACCGACCAGCAGGCGCGCGATATGCGGCATCACCAGGCCTACCCAGCCGATCACGCCGGCGATCGCCACCACGCCGGCGGTCATCAGCGTCGCCGCGGTCACGAACAGCAGGCGCAGGCGGGACGGGTCGACACCGAGCGTCGCCGCCTCTTCGTCGCCGAGCGCCAGCAGGTTCATGCGCCAGCGCAACAGCACCATCGGTATCAGGCCGATCACGACCGCCGGTGCTGCGCCCAGGACATCTTCGACCCGCACGCTCGCCAGGCTGCCGAGCAGCCAGAAGGTGATCGCCGGCAGCTGGTCGTAGGGATCGGCGAGGATCTTCAGCAGCGAGATGCAGGCCCCGGCGAGTGCGCCGAGAACCACGCCGGACAATACCAGCACCAACGTCGGTTCGTGCCCGCGTACCGCGCTGGCGACCAGGTACACCAGCGCGACCGTGCCCAGCCCGCTGACAAAGGCCAGGCCCTGGATCGCGAGCACCGGCAGCGACAGGAAGATGCCGAATGCAGCACCGAGACCGGCGCCTGTCGAGACGCCAAGGATGTCGGGCGAGACCAGAGGATTCCGGAACAGGCCCTGATACACGGTCCCGGCGCCCGCCAGTGCGGCACCGACCAGGATCGCCGCGGCGATGCGTGGCAGGCGCACACCGAACAGCACCGTGTCGACCACCCCGGCATCCGCCTGTGCGGCCACACCGACCCGACGTAGCACCGCATCCCAGAGCTGGGCACCGCTGATCGGGTAGGGTCCGATCAACGCCGCGGCGATCGCGCCCGCTGCAAGCAGTGCGCCGAGCAGCGTCAGTGCGGTCGGGGTGTTCAGTCGTGAAGTCGGCCGTTGGCCCATGCGATCAACCGGTCGAGCTGCGGTTCGTCCAGTTCCACATGGTAGAACAGTCGGTAGAAACGTCGTGTTTCGTCACGCAGATCGAAGCCGAGGCGGTCGGGGTAGAACAGCCCGGCCAGCCATTTCAGCCCGATCACCCGGTTGATCGACGGCGGGCGGTCGATCCAGCCGAACGGTGCAGTCGGACTCAGGTAGACACGCCCATCGCGGACTGCCCGGATGCCGGCCCATAGCGGCGAACGCCAGACCGCAGCGTAGAAAT comes from the Chromatiaceae bacterium genome and includes:
- a CDS encoding ABC transporter ATP-binding protein produces the protein MQLDARAIAFGYPRHPVGRDVDLSVRPGEVLCLLGPNGCGKTTLFKTLLGLLPLQGGRIELNGHSLARLARATIARHLAYVPQAHEAVFPYSVRDMVVMGRSVHRGPFSGPDTADRMLAERALNELGIGALADRDYSRISGGQRQLVLIARALAQDTPFIVLDEPTASLDFGNQLLVLERVAELAARGLGIVLSTHNPDHAFRCATQVLMLKDGRTLAAGTPQAALTAATLSAVYGVAVEVARLASGECICVPRSRT
- a CDS encoding TOBE domain-containing protein, which codes for MKISARNMLKGTVVDVRKDGVAAQVQVDIGGGNIVTSTITSDSASRLGLEKGKAATVVVKASDVMLAVDD
- a CDS encoding trimeric intracellular cation channel family protein encodes the protein MTLHPTTGLLDSLYWITLVAVVFSSASGVLKAGLKQFDLFGVIIIAVATGLGGGSLRDMLLDREVFWIRDQMFFVASLGSALLIFIGARLVRISDRLFLIPDAAGLAAFGVAGTLVSLMVGAPWLVASFMGVMTGTMGGIFRDVLSNEPPVVFQSPLYATVCWAGSLLFIVLLYAGMEATWSAVVAGVAIFVARLLAIRYEISLPRFRFKS
- a CDS encoding iron ABC transporter permease translates to MGQRPTSRLNTPTALTLLGALLAAGAIAAALIGPYPISGAQLWDAVLRRVGVAAQADAGVVDTVLFGVRLPRIAAAILVGAALAGAGTVYQGLFRNPLVSPDILGVSTGAGLGAAFGIFLSLPVLAIQGLAFVSGLGTVALVYLVASAVRGHEPTLVLVLSGVVLGALAGACISLLKILADPYDQLPAITFWLLGSLASVRVEDVLGAAPAVVIGLIPMVLLRWRMNLLALGDEEAATLGVDPSRLRLLFVTAATLMTAGVVAIAGVIGWVGLVMPHIARLLVGPNFHRLLPTAMLMGAGYVLLVDTLARTMAETETPLGILTAFVGAPVFLWLLASGRRGW
- a CDS encoding VIT family protein, which produces MRRHRERHYADRIGWLRAAVLGANDGIVSTASLVVGVAAADAARGEILTAGVAGLVAGAMSMAAGEYVSVSSQADTERADLAREQRELEEDEAYERRELADIYVGRGLDAELAQQVAGQLMAHDALGAHARDELGLSEIHSARPIQAALASAATFAVGAALPLVIAWLSPTPLFTPLVAGGSLLSLAVLGGLAARAGGATVTVGAARVTFWGAIAMAATAAAGALFGALL
- a CDS encoding helix-turn-helix transcriptional regulator; this translates as MPQPEAEYLTTRELAELLRIKERKVYDLAASGQIPCSRAMGKLLFPRQAVEAWLARESSGGVRGSQPRRPAVLLGSYEPLLEWALRESGCGLATLLDGSMDGLERFARGEGVASGLHVYDPEGDDWNVAIVAERFAQAPVALVEFAWRERGLIVAPGGERQLSDVAALKGRKVVPRQSGAGTQVLLLQLLAQAGVEPHELAWTNTARSESDAALAVLEGKADATLGLRAMAEQLRLGFVPLTRERYDLLVDRGAWFDPPLQRLMAFCRGEAFAAKAAEFAGYDVSGLGRVWYNATG